In Panicum virgatum strain AP13 chromosome 4N, P.virgatum_v5, whole genome shotgun sequence, a single window of DNA contains:
- the LOC120668705 gene encoding probable receptor-like serine/threonine-protein kinase At5g57670 yields MKPLYLRSSGSFKRLLLSIGGHRSPAKPAADAGKEAPESPHRPAWRCFSYDEINRATGAFHEGNLVGRGGSSEVYRGELPDGRAVAVKRLMGASACERRERDFLAELGTVGHARHPNVCALLGCCVDRDLYLVFEFSRRGSVAANLHDEASPAMGWAARRGIAVGTARGLEYLHKGCQRRIIHRDIKASNVLLTDDLQPQISDFGLAKWLPSEWTHRAIAPIEGTFGCLAPEYYTHGIVDEKTDVFAFGVFLLELMTGRKPVDGGHRSLLSWARPLLADGKVDALVDPRLGGDYDGEQARRVAFVASLCVRAPATWRPSMTEVLELLEGGEIRHDRWAMPEAAAHDEEPWWFDGFDDDEDEEDDEDEKFNTPSPSSSSSTTSN; encoded by the exons GTCCCCGCACAGACCCGCGTGGCGGTGCTTCTCCTACGACGAGATCAACCGCGCCACCGGCGCCTTCCACGAGGGCAACCTGGTGGGCCGCGGCGGGTCCTCGGAGGTGTACCGCGGCGAGCTCCCCGACGGGCGCGCCGTGGCGGTGAAGCGCCTGATGGGGGCGTCGGCGTGCGAGCGGCGGGAGCGGGACTTCCTGGCGGAGCTGGGCACGGTGGGGCACGCGCGCCACCCCAACGTGTGCGCCCTCCTGGGCTGCTGCGTCGACCGCGACCTCTACCTCGTCTTCGAGTTCTCCCGCCGCGGCTCCGTCGCCGCCAACCTCCACG ACgaggcgtcgccggcgatggggtgggcggcgcggcgcggcattGCGGTGGGCACGGCGAGGGGGCTCGAGTACCTGCACAAGGGTTGCCAGAGGCGGATCATCCACCGGGACATCAAGGCCTCCAACGTCCTGCTCACCGACGACCTCCAGCCACAG ATTTCTGATTTCGGGCTCGCCAAGTGGCTGCCGTCGGAGTGGACGCACAGGGCGATCGCCCCCATCGAAGGCACCTTCGG GTGCCTGGCGCCGGAGTACTACACGCACGGCATCGTCGACGAGAAGACGGACGTGTTCGCATTCGGCGTCTTCCTCCTGGAGCTCATGACCGGCCGGAAGCCGGTGGACGGCGGCCACCGGAGCCTCCTCAGCTGG GCCCGGCCGCTGCTAGCCGACGGCAAGGTCGACGCCCTGGTGGACCCGAGGCTCGGCGGCGACTACGACGGTGAGCAGGCGAGGAGGGTCGCGTTCGTGGCGTCGCTGTGCGTCCGGGCGCCGGCGACGTGGCGGCCGTCCATGACCGAG GTGCTGGAGTTGTTGGAAGGCGGCGAGATCCGGCACGACCGGTGGGCGatgccggaggcggcggcccacGATGAGGAGCCATGGTGGTTCGACGGCTTTGACGACGACGAGGATGAAGAGGACGACGAAGATGAGAAATTCAACACCCCGTCCCCCTCTTCGTCTTCATCGACCACGAGCAATTAG